A single region of the Methanomassiliicoccales archaeon genome encodes:
- the glmM gene encoding phosphoglucosamine mutase has translation MSLFGSSGIRGQVGSEITIDLVARIGAAVGSEYGSIIIGNDTRTSTDLVREALVSGATSVGADVALTGLVSTPTLARASKSYECGLMITASHNPPEYNGVKMWNPDGSAFNDEQMRSVESRIEAGMDNSVGWDRVGTCRNHVGAVDEHISSIMESIDDVDLKIVIDCGCGATCNITPILLRKLGCQVVTINCQPDGYFPGRLSEPTEEHLTDLLNMVRAKGADLGIAHDGDGDRMVAVDEKGRFVDGDRLLALFASRFKGGIVVPINASMILDEIVGDNVVRTRVGDVFVSQALKQGGLEFGGEPSGTFIFSDQTYCPDGVYAAALLASMVVERPLSEMVDELPSYPVSRMSFKFQLDARRKVADSLSSMMRVMECDRLLTLDGFRADFEEGWFLIRLSGTEPKIRITAEARDDETLSQLMEKASYVVRRCLE, from the coding sequence ATGTCACTTTTCGGATCATCGGGGATACGTGGCCAGGTAGGGAGTGAAATCACCATCGATCTGGTAGCCAGAATAGGAGCCGCCGTGGGAAGTGAATATGGGAGCATAATTATTGGCAATGATACACGGACCAGCACGGATCTTGTGAGGGAAGCCCTGGTATCAGGCGCAACCTCGGTGGGGGCCGATGTGGCCTTGACCGGGTTGGTGTCCACCCCAACATTAGCTAGGGCTTCCAAGAGTTACGAATGCGGGCTCATGATTACCGCTTCACATAACCCGCCTGAATACAATGGAGTGAAAATGTGGAATCCAGATGGTTCGGCATTTAACGATGAGCAGATGAGGTCTGTGGAATCCAGGATAGAGGCGGGAATGGATAATTCGGTTGGTTGGGATAGAGTGGGAACTTGCCGTAATCATGTCGGAGCGGTGGATGAACACATCAGTTCCATAATGGAATCGATCGATGATGTTGACCTTAAAATCGTCATTGACTGCGGATGCGGTGCTACCTGCAACATCACTCCCATTCTTCTTAGGAAACTTGGATGCCAGGTGGTAACAATCAACTGCCAGCCCGACGGATATTTCCCAGGCAGGCTATCGGAACCCACAGAGGAGCATCTCACAGACCTCTTGAACATGGTAAGGGCAAAGGGAGCAGATCTTGGAATTGCTCATGATGGTGATGGTGACAGGATGGTGGCGGTTGACGAGAAAGGCAGGTTCGTCGATGGTGACCGCCTCCTGGCCCTCTTCGCTTCCCGATTCAAAGGCGGTATAGTGGTACCGATCAATGCATCCATGATACTGGACGAGATAGTGGGAGACAATGTGGTGAGGACTCGAGTTGGGGACGTCTTCGTATCGCAAGCACTTAAGCAAGGTGGACTCGAATTCGGCGGAGAGCCTTCTGGTACGTTCATATTCTCAGACCAGACCTACTGTCCCGATGGCGTGTATGCCGCGGCCCTGCTGGCGAGTATGGTGGTCGAACGGCCCTTGTCGGAGATGGTGGACGAACTCCCCTCATACCCGGTCTCAAGAATGTCTTTTAAATTCCAGCTTGATGCAAGGAGGAAGGTAGCCGATAGCCTTTCGTCGATGATGCGGGTGATGGAATGTGATCGCCTCCTTACCCTGGATGGCTTCAGGGCGGATTTCGAGGAAGGCTGGTTCCTGATCAGGCTCTCTGGTACTGAACCCAAGATAAGAATCACCGCCGAAGCCAGAGATGATGAAACGCTCAGTCAATTGATGGAAAAGGCCTCATATGTCGTCAGGAGGTGTCTAGAATGA
- a CDS encoding 3'-phosphoesterase gives MRLEEYMRKRDFDATPEPMGARGNHDVSIFVVQEHHASHLHWDFRLSLNGILRSWAVPKGIPDDVGVKHLAVETEDHPIEYADFEGEIPEGRYGAGKVEIWDKGEYNLLEKEEGKIVISLEGKKLKGKFALIRFGGREKEKKNWLIMKLSGSSTERSRTLEVQEDHPGLEEKGEVTKNGDREEKIQ, from the coding sequence ATGCGTCTTGAAGAATATATGAGAAAGAGGGACTTCGATGCAACCCCCGAGCCTATGGGAGCCAGGGGGAACCATGATGTCAGTATTTTTGTCGTCCAGGAGCATCATGCCTCTCATCTTCATTGGGACTTCCGGCTCTCCTTGAACGGCATTCTCAGAAGCTGGGCGGTGCCCAAGGGTATTCCAGATGATGTCGGGGTCAAGCACCTGGCAGTCGAAACTGAAGATCACCCAATAGAATACGCAGATTTCGAAGGTGAGATCCCTGAGGGTAGGTACGGCGCAGGGAAAGTGGAGATCTGGGACAAGGGAGAGTACAACCTTCTTGAGAAGGAAGAAGGGAAGATCGTCATTTCCCTAGAAGGGAAGAAATTGAAAGGAAAATTTGCCCTGATCAGGTTCGGCGGGAGGGAAAAGGAAAAGAAGAACTGGCTGATCATGAAATTATCAGGATCGAGTACGGAGCGGTCAAGGACTCTGGAGGTCCAAGAAGACCATCCCGGGCTCGAAGAGAAAGGAGAGGTTACCAAGAATGGAGATAGAGAAGAAAAAATACAATAA
- a CDS encoding MFS transporter — MSEKSDDKWYYSFLPFNVSGGSTSPLIPLFITEALGGTLGDVGMASALSSAASVPSNILWGNLSDTLKRRKIFVLIGFGGLALALFMMGVSTDLASYFFANFMLGLLSTAAAPIGTVLILEVFKREEWAKRLGDFSRVGGIGWVIGLVLGSVWLMVMTGPDQVTPMRALFILAASISALSILLAVKWIPEPEHKLDRRSVDLKVLDFPILLFEKARYLPNRVVHVVSVGASNLSYSNFPKPLRRYYMVVFFLFTGGLCFYVALPIFLKSYVGLPSSLVFVIYVGSSLMAALTYRLAGRLVAEIGGKKVQWLAASGRIILFPSFFLVTLFPMAEWTVVIVFVLLHALVGLCWAGLSVAGNALVSNLSYKEFRAEGMGMYNATQGLASIAGSVIGGFIAQLFGFLPTFIVASGFLLLAVLTLRRIDVDTPVSDAEGPKARTT; from the coding sequence ATGTCCGAAAAATCCGATGATAAATGGTACTACTCTTTCCTTCCATTCAACGTTTCTGGTGGGAGTACATCACCTCTTATCCCCCTATTCATAACAGAGGCCCTTGGTGGAACACTCGGGGACGTGGGTATGGCAAGCGCCCTCTCTTCCGCGGCATCGGTTCCTTCCAACATACTCTGGGGAAACCTCTCTGACACCCTGAAGCGCAGGAAGATATTCGTACTCATCGGATTCGGCGGTCTCGCTTTGGCCCTTTTCATGATGGGAGTCTCTACCGACCTAGCCAGCTATTTCTTCGCGAACTTCATGTTGGGCCTTCTTTCCACAGCGGCGGCGCCCATTGGAACGGTATTGATCCTAGAGGTCTTCAAAAGAGAAGAATGGGCTAAACGGCTGGGAGATTTTAGCCGAGTTGGTGGTATCGGATGGGTGATAGGACTAGTTCTGGGTTCAGTATGGTTGATGGTGATGACTGGCCCCGATCAGGTCACTCCGATGAGGGCTCTTTTCATACTTGCCGCAAGCATCTCCGCTCTATCCATACTGCTAGCGGTGAAATGGATTCCGGAACCCGAGCATAAGCTTGATAGGAGATCCGTCGACCTCAAGGTCCTGGATTTTCCAATCCTCTTATTCGAGAAAGCCCGCTATCTCCCCAACCGGGTAGTCCATGTCGTAAGCGTGGGTGCCAGCAACCTGAGCTACAGCAACTTCCCCAAGCCCCTCAGGAGATATTATATGGTGGTCTTCTTCCTTTTCACTGGAGGATTGTGTTTCTACGTGGCGCTCCCCATTTTTCTCAAGTCCTATGTTGGGCTCCCCAGCTCGTTGGTGTTCGTGATCTATGTCGGCTCATCCTTGATGGCTGCCCTGACTTACAGGTTGGCAGGAAGGCTGGTGGCGGAGATCGGAGGAAAGAAGGTGCAGTGGCTTGCGGCCAGTGGCAGGATAATACTCTTTCCAAGCTTCTTCTTGGTCACCCTTTTCCCTATGGCTGAGTGGACCGTCGTGATCGTTTTCGTCCTTCTACATGCCCTGGTGGGACTTTGCTGGGCAGGTTTGTCTGTGGCAGGAAATGCACTTGTTTCCAACCTTTCCTACAAGGAGTTCAGGGCTGAAGGGATGGGAATGTACAACGCCACTCAAGGTCTCGCGTCGATCGCTGGTTCCGTGATTGGAGGATTCATAGCCCAGTTATTCGGATTCCTGCCCACGTTCATTGTAGCCTCCGGGTTCCTGCTCCTAGCCGTGCTCACATTGAGAAGAATCGACGTTGACACTCCCGTATCAGACGCAGAGGGTCCAAAGGCCAGAACGACCTAG
- a CDS encoding DUF1634 domain-containing protein, whose amino-acid sequence MEYTNVNWYIRTVLSVGMFLSVTVMIIGLIMFAFSEGTWEAIPLSLTQIFEGILQGNPIAVIDLGILLLIATPLTRVIAALVIFTINKEARFVLVAVMVLVVVGIAIVVGG is encoded by the coding sequence ATGGAATACACGAATGTTAACTGGTACATCCGCACTGTCCTATCAGTGGGCATGTTCCTCAGCGTCACGGTGATGATAATTGGGCTTATCATGTTCGCCTTTTCTGAAGGAACATGGGAGGCCATACCACTCTCACTGACTCAGATATTTGAAGGGATATTGCAGGGAAACCCAATCGCGGTCATCGATCTTGGGATACTCCTACTCATTGCTACGCCGCTCACCCGGGTGATAGCAGCACTTGTGATATTTACAATAAACAAGGAAGCCCGATTCGTTCTGGTGGCGGTCATGGTCTTGGTAGTGGTGGGAATTGCCATTGTTGTGGGCGGATAA
- a CDS encoding sulfite exporter TauE/SafE family protein, which yields MDIIIFAGILIMALLAGILGSLLGLGGGVIIIPGLVLIFGLPIQEAIGASLVAVIATSTGAATYYVREGISNIRLGMVLETATTLGSAVGALLAIYTDQSLLAVAFAALLVYSAIHMIRRPERLATFDEKAPGFPELSASYLDKNTGEEVSYCVRHIPRGLIASFFAGNMSGLLGVGGGTIKVPVMNIWMGVPLKAAAATSNFMIGVTALAGALVYYASGSLSPVVSANVAVGVFFGALVGSRVAHLARSEYLRTTFALVLMVIAILMILYAAGVISAL from the coding sequence ATGGACATCATCATATTCGCGGGCATCCTGATAATGGCACTTCTGGCTGGCATCCTAGGTTCCCTGCTTGGCCTGGGAGGGGGAGTGATAATCATACCCGGGCTGGTACTCATCTTCGGACTTCCCATCCAGGAGGCCATAGGGGCATCACTAGTGGCGGTCATTGCGACCTCCACTGGGGCCGCAACCTACTATGTACGGGAGGGGATCAGCAATATCAGATTGGGGATGGTCCTGGAGACGGCCACCACCCTTGGATCGGCGGTTGGCGCATTGCTGGCAATCTACACTGACCAATCACTGCTGGCGGTGGCTTTCGCTGCACTCTTGGTCTACAGCGCCATTCACATGATCCGCCGACCTGAAAGGCTGGCTACCTTTGACGAGAAAGCTCCTGGCTTCCCGGAGCTTTCTGCAAGTTACCTTGATAAGAATACTGGTGAGGAAGTTAGCTACTGCGTCAGACACATTCCCCGGGGGCTTATTGCCAGCTTCTTCGCGGGCAACATGTCAGGCCTTTTAGGAGTGGGCGGGGGTACCATCAAGGTCCCCGTTATGAACATCTGGATGGGTGTTCCTCTCAAGGCGGCGGCGGCCACCAGCAACTTTATGATTGGAGTAACCGCACTAGCGGGAGCATTGGTATACTATGCCTCTGGATCTCTGTCCCCAGTGGTGAGCGCGAACGTGGCAGTGGGAGTGTTCTTCGGTGCCTTGGTCGGGTCCAGGGTCGCTCACCTGGCCAGGTCCGAATATCTCAGAACGACATTCGCACTGGTCCTGATGGTAATCGCGATTCTGATGATCTTGTATGCGGCGGGGGTGATTTCCGCATTGTGA
- a CDS encoding 50S ribosomal protein L15e: MVDKTNEESEGQSAPSGKSFYGYIADAWNDPKNSYVKNLQWERRIEWRKEENFLRIERPTRLDRARRLGYKAKQGYVLVRGRVRKGSLRKRQIKGGRGPKRKGINKITVGKNLQRIAEERACKRYPNLEVLNSYWVDKDGKYEWFEIIMIDPHHPVIKSDPKINWICTGKHKGRAYRGLTSAGKRGRGLGYKGKGAEKIRPSIGAHDRKGK; this comes from the coding sequence ATGGTTGACAAGACCAACGAAGAGTCGGAGGGCCAGTCAGCTCCCTCCGGGAAGAGTTTTTACGGTTACATTGCGGACGCCTGGAACGATCCCAAGAACTCCTATGTTAAGAATCTGCAGTGGGAGAGACGTATCGAGTGGAGGAAGGAAGAGAACTTCCTGCGTATAGAGCGACCTACCAGATTGGACAGGGCAAGGCGGCTCGGCTACAAGGCCAAGCAGGGATATGTGCTTGTAAGAGGTAGGGTTCGAAAAGGGTCGTTGAGGAAGAGGCAGATTAAGGGTGGTAGAGGACCCAAGAGAAAGGGCATCAACAAGATCACTGTGGGCAAGAACCTCCAGAGGATCGCGGAGGAGAGAGCCTGCAAGAGGTATCCAAACCTCGAGGTGCTTAACTCATACTGGGTCGATAAGGATGGTAAGTACGAGTGGTTCGAGATCATAATGATCGATCCCCATCATCCAGTGATCAAGAGCGATCCAAAGATCAACTGGATCTGCACTGGAAAACATAAGGGAAGGGCATATCGCGGCCTTACCTCCGCTGGAAAGAGGGGTCGAGGCCTCGGCTACAAAGGCAAGGGAGCCGAAAAGATACGACCCTCGATCGGGGCACATGACAGAAAGGGCAAGTGA